In Panicum virgatum strain AP13 chromosome 5K, P.virgatum_v5, whole genome shotgun sequence, the genomic window GCGTGGCGAGtttgaaacaaaaaaagagGCACTCGAAAAgtgcccaaccgactagcctgtTTATTTTccaccccataaaccccgtaaacacaaaaaaaccgtcacatcgaatgtttcgacacatgcatagagtactaaataaagtctatttacaaaacttttgtATAGATgaactgtaaatcacgagacgaatctaatgagcctacttaatccatgatctgaaacagtgatgctacagtaaccatccgctaattattaattaattatggattaattagcatcattagattcgtctcgcgatttacaacccatctatgcaaaaaattttgtaaatagacttcatttagtacttcaaattagtaaaattccaacgcaaattttttttgctggaactaaacagggcctgagtCGACTCCATCCGAGTGGCACAAAGTTAAGGGGAACTGGaatatgttttttttctaattaCTCTACAACTTTGCTCCAAGTTCCAACTAAGACCTGACATTGGTTACTTGGTTAGAGCACTCGTCTAGCCCCAGattctaaaagaaaaaaagggagtTAGATTACACTGCACTAATGTCAATGCTTCGAGCAGAAACATAGTGCTTGTTTAGAACAGCAGCTTAGTTGAAGTCTTGAAGATCGGCAGCGAATTCAGCAGATAGCATCAGGTTCGGGCCTTGTGAAGCAATTCAGCAGTTTTCCTTTCTCAATGCAGGTTGGCCGCCAATGGTACCAGATCATATGTTCTGAATTCTAGAGTGAATATGCTCTACAACAATGCTCGGTCAGGACTTTCGGACAGAGAAGATAGCGCCATCATTCAGAGGCAGGAGGCTGAAATAGGAGCCGCTGTCGTCGACGCAGCACGCGAGCCACTTTATCTGATACGAACCTTCAGGGAATGAGGAGACATCCAGCAGGCAAGCCGAAAATCCCTGCCCGCTATCAGCTGGTTCGAAGCATGCAAATGCCGTCACCATCTCGGAGCCAGACTGGGAATCCTTCTCATCCCTGCCCTTCCTCAGATCACTCTTTATGTACCACAGCAGTTTCGCATTAAGCTCAACAATTTCAGAGGTCTTCTGCGGTCCAAACTGTTTGCTTCTTGTTCCTGCAGCATCAAAGCAGGGTGTCGAGCTTGCAGCTAGAATGCAGTACAATTTCACGGGGCGGATGGCGGTTCTCTCCAACACGCGCTTCCACTGCATGCCAAGGGTCAGAGACAACTGGAAACCAGGCTCTACTGACATTCCACTTGTGTCAACAGGATTTGAAACAAACATGTAAAGTTCAGCACCAAGGCAAGGCCTGCATATATACCCCAAAAAAAATGCTAATAGGTCAAAATGGTATTAGATTATCAAACAAATGCTAGAAGCTGACATATCTCAATCACCAAACAAATGCTAGTAGGTCAAAATGGTATTTGGTTATCAATGCAGAGAAACAAAATATGTACCTTACTCTGAAGAAATACTTGGGAACCACAAAAGGCAATTCCATTAACTTCTGCAAAATGATGGACAGAAGTTGCAACCCTTCATGCAAAGAATATAAACAGTCCGCTCTATTTGTCATTCCATCAGATTTAGCATTTCCACGTGCACGAAGCAAAGATGCCACAGCAAAATGGCAAAGAGAATAAGAATCCTTTTCGAGAATACCTGTACAGTCCATTCGTAAACTGGACTGTAAACAGACTTGTGCATCAAAAGAAGTGGGCATGAATTGTTGCAGTTGGGAAACAATCTGCCTGTCTGACCCATCTACTCTTCCATGTAAATCTTGTAGGACTAAAGCATGAGAAAACCTCTTCGGAAGCTTGCACGGTTCTACATCATTATATGCTCTTGAGAAATCCACAGAATATGCAGTACAAAATGCCAAAAGTGAGCACATGAAAGCAAGCCTGGCTAAACTACTGGAGCTATGACGATCCATGTCCATATGGGATGCAGCAAGGAGATCATAACTCTTTGCCAGATCACTTAGTCTTAAAGAGCAACTAGCCAAAGCAAGTATTTGGCCTTGGATAAGCTCTCCTGATACATTTAGATGTTCTTCTCTTCCTTCATATGCAGAAGAATTTGAACTAAGAATACCAAGAATGTCAGTTAAGATCTCAAGAAATGATGATCGGAGACTAATGAACCATCTCTGGAAAAAGAATTCAAAATCTGAGGAGGCATTTGATTCTAGGGCATCATTAGCTAAGCATGTTCTGCCACAAATACCAGTGATTTTTGCTTGGTGATCATGCAACTCTTGAGATGCACTGAGAATACTGTCAAAGTCTGTTTCAGCACAGTAAAGGTCCTCACTAAGATCATTATCTATCTGTAGCTCACCAACTAACTTTATAGTTGCTGAGGGAAAAAGCAATAGCTTCATCTCAATTTCCCCAGCAGAAAAAAGTAGCAATGATTTGATCCAACAACTGAAAGAGCCTGGATTAAATGCATCTGCCAGTTTCCTGAAGACAAAGGAAGCTGTGAACCAGAGACCTTTACAACAACAGTACATAGAAGACCTATAAGCTTCCCAGTATTTCTGCTTTTTTATAAGCATTTTGGTCATTCGAAGTGCACATAATTCCTGAGCTATCCAAACCGAAGGCGTTGAGAAGAAATTAGGCTCCTCTTTTGAACCACATAATTCCTGATTACCATCTATTAGTTTACAAGTATGCCGAGCAATACAAGCACAAATTATCAGATGGAAGGCTTCATATGTGCTCCAATATTGAGAGTCAGTCTGATGGACACACTCAATTAGACCCTTAATGCTATCATGAAGATTGTATCTAGCACCAGATGTTTTACAAAGCACATTGTGACAGGCATTTGCAAACTTGAGCGTGCAAAGAGTGAGATCATGTGTAATGGACTTTTTATTCTTGCAATCAAATTTGGTGGGATCCGGTTTTCCCTTACCAATGTCTGTTTCAatgtgagaagctccaatactTGTAGCTAAAAGTTCAGCATTGCCATTTGAAGCGCTCAATTCCTCAAGAGCAACACTTGTCTGGAATGGTTCAACAGAGGTAACAGCAACTTCAGAGTAATTACTGCCATTAATTTGAGATAGTTCTTTTACCAGGCCTCTTAGTTCACCAAGAGCAACAGTAGCAGCAGAAGGGTAGCATGAGACAAGCTTCAGCATAAGTCTGAAAGGAGCTATGTATTTCTTATCCAATTCAGATGGCGTGCAGATGTTTCCGCTAGTGACTTCTTTCTTTTCGCTGCTGATTACTTGATTGACCTGAGATAAAATATAATTCACAATCATTGCTATGATCTTATACAGCGCTCTGTTCATACAATTTTCCTCAGAAGTTAGTGATACGTTGTTGGTTACTCCTTGGCATTCAGCATATGCAAATGATGAACCCTTAAGAGTGGTCATGTTCAGATCTGGCCACGCTTGCTTGAGAATGCAAAAGACTTCCACAAGTATTTCTAGAGCTGTACCTTGCATCTCCAAGGAAGAAGAATGTAAATAACTTTCAGCAGCCACAAGAAGCTTAGATAATTCAGAACCACTTAAATGATGAATGCCTGACGCTTTACCACAGAAAATCTGAAAAAGTATTATCCAATCAGATAACAAGAGGAAAATGAGGAATCACAAAGCACAGAGGCAATTAATCATCACCTTCTGCAGAATCCGTAACACATCGCTCTTATAGTCAAGTGAAAAATCCACATCATCAATTAGTGGCAACAATCTGCCAAGAACAGTCCTAATAACCGGAAAATGGTAGGTGTGTCTGTGAAACATAAAACACATGCATTTTAACGCCGTAGACTTCATATGAGTGGAATCATGATTCAGAAACAGTAACAGTAAATCCACCTGCAATAACATATTGACCAAAGGAATAAAGTTAGTTAAAAATCAATCAACAAGCGGAGAATGTTCGTGTGTATGGAGCATTGCTAGCTACCAGGATCTCTTAGCCGGATCATTAGATAAATGGATAGCTTTCATGTTAACATAGAAGTTGCAACGGCACAAATATTAGTGCTAAAGAACAGGAGGACGTTTCAGGTAACATCCAAGTATTATGAACGCCATGTAGGAAATAGGTCCCGGCTCACCCCGGCCCGCTCTCACACAGGTTACGGTATGGGTTACGGCGCCCCTGTGtaagggtggggcaggggttcgggggttttctcggcctGCGTGAGAGGTCCTTCTTCTTACATTAATGCCCGGGGGGCGGCTTGCCCCTCGcgggtcgagttttttttttatacaTAATTTAAACCTTATCTAGCAGTGGTTTTACTTTTGGAAGCAGAAGCCATCTTTCAGTAAAGTGACAAAGGATAAAGTACAGGAAACTAAAGGATAAAGTACAGGAAACTAATAATGTTTGGAAAAGGAAATATGGGATGGCCATTAGAAGTTTGGAACCATATATCACTGAAATTGATTCTTGCTCATTGAATGTTGCAATTTGCAAACATCACTTCAAGGAGAACTTCATGACTTATTTGAACAAATACAAATATATGCTTGTTGCAACATGAACACAATGCCATAACACTATAACAGGCAACAGAGTTTGCGGGGACAACTGACATTGCATGCATTACCTGGTCGCGGAATAAAATGATAGACTTGGACACCAATCTTGAGAGTGAATAGAGCATTTCAGATTTGAATACATCTTCCAGTGTTCCTAGAATCATCTGCTTTCCAACCTGCGAGGATAGCAATAAAAAATCACTTCTTAAAGTTCAGCAAGGATAAAGAGCATCCAAAAAATATGAAGAAAAGCTCCTTTAGGAATGTGAAAGCAGAATGCAGCATTATCCTTGTTATTATCCATTCCCACCATTTCAGACCATCCAATCCCCCGTATCAGTTATTGGTAATTTTAATCATTGACATCTGCATCATCTTGGCCATGAAGACAACTTTAGTTCAATGTGTAGGTACGAACAACCATGTCAACGCATAAGATTAAACAGGCAGGCGCAAATATTGACCAAAACTAAAGTAAACTAATAAATTTCATCTTTAAGCAACAAACATATATCTATAAACACCTCATGAACTCTACGGATAACAGCCAACGTACAATCAAGCTTCGAGAAAGCCTTAATTGCTGCCATGATAACTTGTGGTTCTGATGTCCGAGAACATATCAATCTTCGGAACACTTCAAGCATTATCCGTGAGAAGTCCTCTGACACACGACAAATGCAACCAGCTGCAAAAAGTGCTGCCTTGACCTGCAAATGGACAGGCATACATGTGTAAATCTTTATTAAAATCCGATACCCCCCTGCTATTAGAAAATGCAAACACTTGATAGCAATCACATGTTACCCAATCATCAAGTAGGAAGTTTGTCTGGGCATATATGGTTCATTGAAATGTTAAAAAAAAGGTACGAACCTCTAGAGCACTTGAGGAGCCCAAGCTGGAGAGTATGAGCGAGCGGACATGCACGCTGTCCTTGGCGACCTCggcgaggcagccgaagacgCGCAGCGCAAGCGCCCTGTCCCGCGCGCTCCCTGCGTCGTAGACCGCCTTGACCCTCCTGAGCAGC contains:
- the LOC120706289 gene encoding uncharacterized protein LOC120706289 isoform X1, which produces MERIPAASAMDWSIDLDRGLRSRHHATRVRALDAAGPRLRQLCACPAAPAPVASAFGVLPGEAGVFAETMLLRLAAEFRSAGGATRARVVRVLLSAAGARGALPGACVADPDQLLRRVKAVYDAGSARDRALALRVFGCLAEVAKDSVHVRSLILSSLGSSSALEVKAALFAAGCICRVSEDFSRIMLEVFRRLICSRTSEPQVIMAAIKAFSKLDCTLAVIRRVHEVGKQMILGTLEDVFKSEMLYSLSRLVSKSIILFRDQVDLLLLFLNHDSTHMKSTALKCMCFMFHRHTYHFPVIRTVLGRLLPLIDDVDFSLDYKSDVLRILQKIFCGKASGIHHLSGSELSKLLVAAESYLHSSSLEMQGTALEILVEVFCILKQAWPDLNMTTLKGSSFAYAECQGVTNNVSLTSEENCMNRALYKIIAMIVNYILSQVNQVISSEKKEVTSGNICTPSELDKKYIAPFRLMLKLVSCYPSAATVALGELRGLVKELSQINGSNYSEVAVTSVEPFQTSVALEELSASNGNAELLATSIGASHIETDIGKGKPDPTKFDCKNKKSITHDLTLCTLKFANACHNVLCKTSGARYNLHDSIKGLIECVHQTDSQYWSTYEAFHLIICACIARHTCKLIDGNQELCGSKEEPNFFSTPSVWIAQELCALRMTKMLIKKQKYWEAYRSSMYCCCKGLWFTASFVFRKLADAFNPGSFSCWIKSLLLFSAGEIEMKLLLFPSATIKLVGELQIDNDLSEDLYCAETDFDSILSASQELHDHQAKITGICGRTCLANDALESNASSDFEFFFQRWFISLRSSFLEILTDILGILSSNSSAYEGREEHLNVSGELIQGQILALASCSLRLSDLAKSYDLLAASHMDMDRHSSSSLARLAFMCSLLAFCTAYSVDFSRAYNDVEPCKLPKRFSHALVLQDLHGRVDGSDRQIVSQLQQFMPTSFDAQVCLQSSLRMDCTGILEKDSYSLCHFAVASLLRARGNAKSDGMTNRADCLYSLHEGLQLLSIILQKLMELPFVVPKYFFRVRPCLGAELYMFVSNPVDTSGMSVEPGFQLSLTLGMQWKRVLERTAIRPVKLYCILAASSTPCFDAAGTRSKQFGPQKTSEIVELNAKLLWYIKSDLRKGRDEKDSQSGSEMVTAFACFEPADSGQGFSACLLDVSSFPEGSYQIKWLACCVDDSGSYFSLLPLNDGAIFSVRKS
- the LOC120706289 gene encoding uncharacterized protein LOC120706289 isoform X2 codes for the protein MILGTLEDVFKSEMLYSLSRLVSKSIILFRDQVDLLLLFLNHDSTHMKSTALKCMCFMFHRHTYHFPVIRTVLGRLLPLIDDVDFSLDYKSDVLRILQKIFCGKASGIHHLSGSELSKLLVAAESYLHSSSLEMQGTALEILVEVFCILKQAWPDLNMTTLKGSSFAYAECQGVTNNVSLTSEENCMNRALYKIIAMIVNYILSQVNQVISSEKKEVTSGNICTPSELDKKYIAPFRLMLKLVSCYPSAATVALGELRGLVKELSQINGSNYSEVAVTSVEPFQTSVALEELSASNGNAELLATSIGASHIETDIGKGKPDPTKFDCKNKKSITHDLTLCTLKFANACHNVLCKTSGARYNLHDSIKGLIECVHQTDSQYWSTYEAFHLIICACIARHTCKLIDGNQELCGSKEEPNFFSTPSVWIAQELCALRMTKMLIKKQKYWEAYRSSMYCCCKGLWFTASFVFRKLADAFNPGSFSCWIKSLLLFSAGEIEMKLLLFPSATIKLVGELQIDNDLSEDLYCAETDFDSILSASQELHDHQAKITGICGRTCLANDALESNASSDFEFFFQRWFISLRSSFLEILTDILGILSSNSSAYEGREEHLNVSGELIQGQILALASCSLRLSDLAKSYDLLAASHMDMDRHSSSSLARLAFMCSLLAFCTAYSVDFSRAYNDVEPCKLPKRFSHALVLQDLHGRVDGSDRQIVSQLQQFMPTSFDAQVCLQSSLRMDCTGILEKDSYSLCHFAVASLLRARGNAKSDGMTNRADCLYSLHEGLQLLSIILQKLMELPFVVPKYFFRVRPCLGAELYMFVSNPVDTSGMSVEPGFQLSLTLGMQWKRVLERTAIRPVKLYCILAASSTPCFDAAGTRSKQFGPQKTSEIVELNAKLLWYIKSDLRKGRDEKDSQSGSEMVTAFACFEPADSGQGFSACLLDVSSFPEGSYQIKWLACCVDDSGSYFSLLPLNDGAIFSVRKS